A genomic window from Thermodesulfobacteriota bacterium includes:
- a CDS encoding metalloregulator ArsR/SmtB family transcription factor, producing the protein MPKRIIKSVSELFGVLSNPTRLQIIILLNESEKDVKEIHERLGLSSSNASQHLAILRAHHLVDVRQEGVHVFYKLHNKKVMDIVQQALKFFEIELSEVESLRKALSKVMEHK; encoded by the coding sequence ATGCCCAAACGTATAATCAAATCGGTGTCTGAGCTTTTTGGGGTTCTTTCAAATCCAACCCGCTTACAAATTATAATACTCCTGAACGAGTCTGAGAAAGACGTTAAAGAGATTCATGAGAGGCTAGGACTAAGCTCGTCGAACGCCTCTCAGCATCTAGCTATCTTAAGAGCACATCATCTTGTAGACGTAAGGCAAGAAGGCGTGCATGTGTTTTATAAGTTACACAATAAGAAAGTCATGGATATCGTCCAACAAGCACTAAAGTTTTTTGAAATAGAGCTTTCTGAAGTAGAATCTCTTAGAAAGGCCCTTAGCAAGGTAATGGAACACAAGTAA
- the hemB gene encoding porphobilinogen synthase — protein MFFPAYRPRRLRRNELIREMVRETALSVSDLVYPMFILPGKRTKEEVNSMPGIFRQSVDNAIDEVREARELGIKAILLFGIPENKDEFGSEGYDDNGIIQRALRNIRENVEDILLMTDVCMCEYTSHGHCGIIKDGEVANDETLDYLAQIALSHAKAGADVIAPSDMMDGRVGVIREALDENGFENVAIMSYSAKYASAFYGPFREAAESTPQFGNRRGYQMDPPNVREALREIALDIEEGADIVMVKPALSYLDVIRAAREEFDHPLAAYSVSGEYSMIKAAGKLGWVDETQAMIEVLTSIKRAGADIIITYFAKEAAKIIRSSQ, from the coding sequence ATGTTTTTCCCCGCCTACCGCCCTAGAAGGCTAAGAAGAAACGAACTAATACGAGAGATGGTACGAGAAACCGCTCTCTCCGTAAGCGACCTAGTGTACCCCATGTTCATCTTGCCGGGTAAGAGGACAAAAGAGGAGGTTAATTCCATGCCCGGTATTTTCAGACAGTCGGTCGATAATGCGATAGATGAGGTGAGAGAGGCCAGAGAACTTGGGATAAAAGCGATTCTACTATTCGGCATCCCGGAGAATAAAGATGAATTCGGTTCGGAGGGGTACGATGATAACGGGATAATTCAGAGAGCGTTGAGAAATATAAGAGAAAACGTGGAGGATATTCTTTTAATGACCGACGTCTGCATGTGCGAATACACCAGCCATGGGCACTGCGGGATTATCAAGGATGGAGAGGTAGCAAATGATGAAACGCTCGACTATCTGGCCCAAATAGCCCTCTCCCATGCAAAAGCGGGTGCAGATGTAATCGCACCATCCGACATGATGGACGGCAGGGTCGGAGTGATAAGGGAGGCACTGGATGAAAACGGCTTTGAAAACGTGGCCATTATGTCCTATTCGGCCAAATACGCCTCTGCCTTTTATGGGCCGTTCAGGGAGGCAGCTGAGTCGACGCCCCAGTTTGGAAACAGACGCGGATACCAGATGGACCCGCCTAACGTCCGGGAGGCCCTGAGAGAAATTGCTTTAGATATAGAAGAAGGTGCCGACATCGTTATGGTAAAGCCGGCGCTTTCCTATCTTGACGTGATAAGAGCGGCCAGGGAAGAATTCGACCATCCTCTTGCCGCCTATAGCGTCAGCGGAGAATACTCCATGATTAAGGCCGCCGGAAAACTGGGCTGGGTTGATGAAACCCAGGCCATGATTGAAGTTCTCACCAGCATAAAACGGGCCGGAGCGGATATTATAATTACCTACTTTGCCAAGGAAGCGGCAAAAATTATACGATCATCCCAATAA
- a CDS encoding DUF4177 domain-containing protein — protein MKKTLYKVVEVMTVTDEELEKVLNDWVGKGWTLDTIQFAMRESSKRPAMAFVIFARSEEAKEQEREEED, from the coding sequence ATGAAAAAAACCCTGTATAAAGTCGTAGAAGTCATGACCGTTACCGATGAAGAACTAGAAAAAGTCCTGAACGATTGGGTTGGTAAGGGTTGGACTTTGGATACGATTCAGTTTGCCATGCGGGAGTCCTCAAAAAGACCAGCCATGGCATTTGTGATTTTTGCCAGGAGCGAAGAGGCCAAAGAGCAAGAAAGAGAAGAAGAGGATTAG
- a CDS encoding EamA family transporter, with translation MKTAALALLVASIWGITPIFEKLSLIKASPLTVMTIRFIFTTTIVVVISLVTGGYKELGAVDGKTLLWIILAGILGGIVGLFIYFFALKQDLTSRIVPIAATFPLFTALYASIFLREAITLPRLAGIVLIVVGLILINWNNVVSKPE, from the coding sequence ATGAAAACTGCAGCTCTTGCATTGCTCGTGGCATCCATATGGGGAATAACCCCTATATTTGAAAAACTTAGTCTAATTAAGGCTTCTCCCCTCACTGTAATGACTATTAGGTTCATATTCACGACTACTATAGTGGTCGTCATATCGTTAGTGACTGGCGGTTATAAGGAGCTTGGCGCTGTTGATGGCAAAACCCTTCTCTGGATAATCCTTGCCGGAATTTTAGGCGGGATCGTCGGGCTGTTCATTTACTTTTTTGCGCTCAAGCAAGACTTGACCTCGAGAATAGTCCCGATTGCGGCTACCTTTCCTCTTTTCACCGCGCTTTACGCTTCAATATTTTTGAGAGAAGCGATAACCCTCCCCCGGCTTGCTGGTATTGTCCTGATTGTGGTTGGATTGATCCTGATAAATTGGAATAATGTGGTGAGTAAACCGGAGTGA
- a CDS encoding HAD-IA family hydrolase: protein MGNNRIKAVFFDAADTLFHIKGGVGNQYWRVAKKYGTNSTPERIEKAFSRAFKSAPPLTFPHLSPEDRKAYEKKWWYEVVRNVFSEAGMFERFDDYFEELFETFRSEAWELFPETKDVLSSLKEKRLTLSVVSNFDTRVYDVCTELGIIDYFDFFVISSEVGFSKPSPEIFELALSKSAISASECIHVGDSFEHDFYGASSVGIKVVLLDKKGKYKNRDDVHRIESLAEIMKFVDDGY from the coding sequence ATGGGCAATAATCGGATAAAAGCCGTTTTTTTTGACGCGGCGGATACGCTTTTTCACATTAAAGGCGGTGTAGGAAATCAATACTGGCGCGTGGCCAAAAAATACGGCACTAACTCTACGCCGGAGAGGATAGAAAAAGCCTTTAGTAGGGCCTTTAAGTCGGCTCCGCCGCTAACATTTCCCCACCTTTCTCCCGAGGATAGAAAAGCCTATGAGAAGAAATGGTGGTACGAAGTAGTAAGGAATGTTTTTTCCGAAGCAGGCATGTTTGAGCGATTCGACGACTACTTCGAGGAGCTTTTCGAGACGTTCAGAAGTGAGGCCTGGGAGCTATTTCCGGAGACGAAAGATGTTTTGTCGTCTCTCAAAGAAAAAAGGCTAACGCTGAGCGTGGTATCCAATTTCGACACCAGGGTTTACGACGTGTGCACCGAGCTGGGCATCATAGATTATTTTGACTTCTTTGTTATATCCAGCGAGGTGGGATTCTCAAAGCCTTCCCCAGAGATATTCGAGTTGGCACTAAGCAAAAGCGCAATATCCGCGTCCGAGTGTATTCACGTAGGCGATAGTTTTGAACATGATTTCTACGGAGCCAGTTCTGTCGGGATCAAGGTTGTCCTGTTAGACAAGAAAGGAAAGTATAAGAACAGGGATGACGTGCACAGAATTGAAAGCCTAGCTGAGATTATGAAGTTTGTGGACGACGGCTATTAA
- a CDS encoding response regulator, whose product MIERNHSPKIIAVLDDMIFSSKIREAAKPLNLEIEFIKNPNGLIHKLQSEKPSLIIFDLNSKTHNPIQTIRDLKSCSDLQDTPILGYLSHVQTELKKEATNAGCDPVLPRSRFSRELREILMRYSK is encoded by the coding sequence ATGATAGAGAGAAACCATAGCCCAAAAATTATAGCAGTTTTAGATGATATGATTTTTTCCTCCAAAATCAGGGAGGCGGCAAAGCCTCTAAATCTGGAAATAGAATTCATAAAAAACCCCAACGGTTTAATCCATAAACTACAATCAGAAAAGCCGTCTCTAATTATATTCGACCTCAACTCCAAAACCCATAATCCCATCCAAACTATTAGAGACCTCAAGTCCTGCTCAGATTTACAAGATACCCCCATTCTAGGCTACTTGTCCCATGTACAGACAGAATTGAAGAAGGAAGCAACCAATGCCGGCTGCGACCCGGTACTTCCCCGGTCCCGGTTTTCCAGGGAGTTGAGGGAGATATTGATGAGGTATTCAAAATAG